The DNA window TGCCGGGCTCTGTCGTGTCTGTCGGGTGGAGCCGACCGAATGGGGTCCGAGACTATGATTCTCCCGACAGAGACTTCGATACTCCCAGGGAGAAGCATGAATTCGCGGACAGATGCGGCCGTCGGGCGGGCGTTGGCCGCGCGTCGTCAAGAGGCCGTCGACGAGGTCGAGGCGATCCTCGCGGCGGCGGTCGAGGTGATGGAGCGGGACGCGCCCGCGCCCCCTCGGGTGAGCGACATCATCGCCGCGGCAGGTTCGTCCAATAAGGCGTTCTATCGCTACTTCTCGGGCAAAGACGACCTGATCCTCGCGGTCATGGAGCGCGGCGTCGGTCTGGTGGCCACCTACCTGGACCATCGGATGTCGCAGGTAGACGAACCGGCCCGCCGGGTGGCGGTCTGGATCGAAGGGATGTTGGCTCAGGTGGCCGATCCCGATCTCATCCGCGCGAGCAGAGCCGTCACGGTGCAGCTGGCCGCGATCACCGACCGTGGGATCGCCGACGCGGAAATCGCCCGTCCGCTGCGCGACAGGCTGTCGGGATCGGTTGCCGCGCTCGGCTGCGCCGATCCCGAGCGGGATACCGATGCCGTCTTCATCGCCGTACTCGGCCTCATGCGGCGATGTCTGGCGCGGAACGTCAAGCCGGACGTCGCCGACATCAATCATTTTGTGTCGTTCTGTCTGCGCGGTCTGGATGTGGCCCGTTCACGAAACGTGTAGTTCTGTTCCGTGACCTGCCGGATTACTCCGGCAGGGTTGGCCCGCACCGTGGGGTGCGGGTCGTCCCGTGGCGGTACCCGTCGCCCGGCGAGGCCGGGTCTTATGCGGATTTCCAGCGGGCGTGTTTACCGTCCCGACGCAACTCGCCGTGGACGCCACCAAACCCGCGAGATTGCGGGCAGCGTTCAAGTCACGATCCAGCACGAGACCGCACTGGTCGCAGTAGTAGGTGCGTTCGGACAGGCGCAATTTGGTTTTCGTCGCACCACAGTCTGAACACGTTTTCGAGCTCGGATACCAGCGGTCGGCCACAACCAGCCGCCCACCGCCCCAGTCGGTCTTGTACTCCAGTTGCCGCCGCAGCTCCCCGAACCCGGCGTCAGCGATTCCCCGGGCGAGGCGTCGGTTCTTCATCATCCCCGCGATGTTCAGGTCCTCAGCCACGACGGTCCCGTATTCGGTGGTGAGGCGGGTGGTGAGCTTGTGGAGGCCGTCGGCGCGGGCATTGGCTACCCGCGCGTGCAGCCGGGTAATACGGGTCTGGCTGTCACGCCACCGCTTCGAGGACTTCACCCCGGTCCGCCGGTCCGGTCCGCGACGGCGTGCGGCTCGCCGCTGAAGTCGCCGCAACTCCCGCTGCGCCCGGTCCAGGTGCTTCGGGTTGGCGATGACCTCACCGGTGGACAGGACAGCGAGGGCTTTCACCCCGACATCGACACCGACCACATCATTGGGCCGACTCGGTGTCGGTTGCGTGCGTTCAACCTCTACCGAGAACGAAACGAACCAACGCCCACCCGCGTAAGAGACCGTGGCGGATCGGATCCGGGCGGTGCCGCGCTCGGTGTGCCGGGCCAGCTTCCGGGTTGATTCGTGGGTGCGGACGGCCCCGATACGTGGCAGGCGTACATGTCGCCTGTCGTGGGTGAGCCCGAACGCGCCGGTCGTGAAGCGGACCGTGAGGCGGGACCGTTTCGTCTTACAGCGCGGAAAGCCGACCTTCGGCCCGGCACGTTTCCCTGTGCGGGAGTCGGCCCAATTCTTCAGCGCGGTAGTGAGATTCGAAATACCGGACGAGTACGTTTCCTTCGAGTTCTCGAACCACCACGGCGCGACAGTGTCTTTCGCGGCGTTCCAGTCTTTGCGGAGGCTGAACGCCGACCAGGACACGGGCGGGGTGAGTTCGTCACCGGTCAGCCCGTAAGAGGCTTCCGCGGATCGCTGGCCGATGTTCGCCCGCACGCGATCCAGCGCCCAGTTGTAGGCGAAACGTTGCGCCCCGCAAGAGGATCGGAATTGATGTTCCTGTGCTGGTGTCGGGTCGAGCGCGAACTTGTACGCCTGGATCACCCGCGCCGCCTCGACAGCGGGAACCTCACCCAACCCCATCGGTTCGCTCATCTGTTCGAGGTTAAACATCCGGAAGCGACACCACAACACCACACAACCGACACGCCCCACACTTCACCGCAAAGGGGTCACACCACCGGCGTGAGATGACACCCACACCACACAACCACACAAAATGCCACAAACCACCCGGCAGTTGAACACCCTGTCGGAAGTGTTGAAATTCGGCGGTGACGCGCGAGGTGGCCCCATCGCCGTGCTGCGGCCCAGCTTGCGGGGGGAGTCGGTAGTCCCCTGGATTCTCTGCGTAGAGAAACTTGACCTCTACCCAGAGAATGCTATTCTCCCAGCATGTTGTTCAGATCTGTCCTATCCCGAGGAGTCCGGGCGCGACTGGCCCACTGTTGTTGGGCGGGTCGGCCATGATCGCCGCGCTCGATATCGCTCGGCTCGGCCGCTGGCTCGACGGCATCGGTGTGCCGGGAGATGGTGCAGCTCCGGTAGTCGAGCGGCTGACCGGTGGGTCGCAGAACGAGTTGTATACGGTCTCGCGTGCGGGCGAGCGTGCCGTGCTGCGAATGCCGCCGCGCGGCGCCGACGCCGCCAGGGTGTCCGGGCTGCACCGCGAGCTGCGGCTGCTCGGCGCCCTGAAGGGAACCGACGTCCCGCACGCGGAACTGATTGCCGGTGACGCCGCGGGCGAGGTACTCGGCATGCCGTTCTACCTCATGCGGGAGATCGACGGGTGGAGCCCGGCGGCGACGTGGCCGACACCGTTCGACCGCGATCCGCAGCGGCGCCGGGAGCTCGCCTTCGCGCTGGTAGACGGTATCGCGCGACTGGCCCGGGTCGATTGGCGAGCTCGCGGTCTGGACGGTTTCGGGCGCCCGGAGCAGTTCCACGACCGGCAGGTGGACCGGT is part of the Nocardia sp. NBC_00565 genome and encodes:
- a CDS encoding TetR/AcrR family transcriptional regulator: MNSRTDAAVGRALAARRQEAVDEVEAILAAAVEVMERDAPAPPRVSDIIAAAGSSNKAFYRYFSGKDDLILAVMERGVGLVATYLDHRMSQVDEPARRVAVWIEGMLAQVADPDLIRASRAVTVQLAAITDRGIADAEIARPLRDRLSGSVAALGCADPERDTDAVFIAVLGLMRRCLARNVKPDVADINHFVSFCLRGLDVARSRNV
- the tnpB gene encoding IS607 family element RNA-guided endonuclease TnpB; translated protein: MSEPMGLGEVPAVEAARVIQAYKFALDPTPAQEHQFRSSCGAQRFAYNWALDRVRANIGQRSAEASYGLTGDELTPPVSWSAFSLRKDWNAAKDTVAPWWFENSKETYSSGISNLTTALKNWADSRTGKRAGPKVGFPRCKTKRSRLTVRFTTGAFGLTHDRRHVRLPRIGAVRTHESTRKLARHTERGTARIRSATVSYAGGRWFVSFSVEVERTQPTPSRPNDVVGVDVGVKALAVLSTGEVIANPKHLDRAQRELRRLQRRAARRRGPDRRTGVKSSKRWRDSQTRITRLHARVANARADGLHKLTTRLTTEYGTVVAEDLNIAGMMKNRRLARGIADAGFGELRRQLEYKTDWGGGRLVVADRWYPSSKTCSDCGATKTKLRLSERTYYCDQCGLVLDRDLNAARNLAGLVASTASCVGTVNTPAGNPHKTRPRRATGTATGRPAPHGAGQPCRSNPAGHGTELHVS